A genome region from Triticum aestivum cultivar Chinese Spring chromosome 2B, IWGSC CS RefSeq v2.1, whole genome shotgun sequence includes the following:
- the LOC123041273 gene encoding uncharacterized protein — translation MGLCMSSGGAVRSEGLAASTAMVLLPTGELREYPPPATAAQALQDSVEAGDGSAGWFLCDADAMGFEGPVAAVGGGEELRPGQIYFVLPTEVRRNGLRREDVAALAVRASAALVTKANTNASGSGGRRRRAGSVSPFVFAPPPEVDETLAYKTVPALVVKRRPVARVKSAGRMQLRFAPDLTAIPECE, via the coding sequence ATGGGGCTCTGCATGTCTAGCGGCGGGGCGGTGCGCTCCGAGGGGCTGGCCGCGTCGACTGCGATGGTGCTGCTGCCAACGGGGGAGCTGCGCGAGTACCCGCCCCCGGCGACGGCGGCGCAAGCCCTCCAGGACTCCGTGGAGGCAGGAGACGGCTCCGCCGGGTGGTTCCTGTGCGACGCCGACGCGATGGGGTTCGAGGGTCCCGTGGCGGCCGTAGGCGGGGGCGAGGAACTGCGCCCGGGCCAGATCTACTTCGTGCTCCCCACCGAGGTTAGGAGGAACGGGCTCCGCCGCGAGGACGTGGCCGCACTCGCCGTCAGGGCGTCCGCGGCGCTCGTCACCAAGGCCAACACCAACGCGTCCGGCAGTGGCGGACGGAGGAGACGCGCCGGCTCTGTTTCGCCGTTCGTGTTCGCCCCTCCGCCTGAGGTGGACGAGACTCTTGCCTACAAGACCGTGCCGGCGCTGGTAGTGAAGAGGCGGCCGGTGGCGCGCGTAAAGAGTGCCGGGAGGATGCAGCTGAGGTTCGCCCCGGATCTGACCGCCATTCCTGAATGCGAGTAA